The following coding sequences are from one Gemmatimonadaceae bacterium window:
- a CDS encoding BamA/TamA family outer membrane protein, which yields MKIRIAPLAAVLAILAIGQNTDAQAPAADRTVTVVPGPEYEAGSLKRTLLGDGWREVWVTAVSVPVLDLSSYAGGLKFVRRAGGNQTLTLHFAEEKGWREHLFRSVNKFPVAQAMPPEIRGTLLGDIIQDHVSTLFPGGALMVPPFLEAIGALHVKPALYVMPDDPRLGVYKDSVAGMLGTLELSPQEAPNDSAGFAGSRKIVSGDMFLETVEAARMHRLDEREFLAVRLIDFLVNDNDRTADNIRFARYGKDSAYSWRPLPRDRDRAFVNARGLLINFLVRPVYPKLTEFGPRYDFAALTFESHNLDRRLLQRLTRSDMEEVARRVQRTIDNRVIDNAIAALPPAWRSRTGADEELGAALRTRRDHLLDITREFYRWLSGEVDLHGTDEKEQAAVTRHTDGRVTVILKGVGDSAHVAPFFSRTFLPSETREVRLFLHGGADSAAVRGASSDDIIVRVIGGGGDDILADSAGGDGTRFYDSQGENDFVTRSGTRVNVQDWIPPKQGAGVRFDAPWRPDWGRSLGWGPTFDWVDGAGLIVGVGPRYKSYGFRRLPHHWKVDANLLVAPSNGRLGVNLDVDHRKENSALALTLAARATRFEAFRFYGFGNDTERPPRDLELSEQDHIAVEPALVWHIGWRTREGLPGPFAKAENVLPGLPPVIGKLTFGPVFYWTDADPEPGSPFDVEAGRGRTAEGRMGVRVGLEMDQAARGPSTERGWSLEANLAGYPPLWDVEETFNTASAVGTLYLPLPGDAAHLAFRAGSAFASGNFPVQHAPAIGGRETLRGYHFQRYAGETSAFGSAEVRIPVGTLPFLVRWRLGVFGLADAGRVWFERRSPGGWHTGVGGGIWLSSLGQTVSLAYAYGEQGRFYLQRGMSF from the coding sequence ATGAAGATCAGGATTGCTCCCCTAGCCGCCGTGCTTGCCATTCTGGCAATCGGCCAGAACACAGATGCGCAGGCCCCGGCAGCTGATCGAACCGTCACTGTCGTCCCCGGGCCCGAGTACGAAGCCGGCTCTCTGAAGCGAACGCTTCTGGGCGACGGATGGCGTGAGGTATGGGTCACCGCGGTGAGCGTGCCAGTGCTCGACCTGAGCAGCTACGCCGGTGGTCTCAAGTTCGTGCGCAGGGCGGGCGGCAACCAGACGCTCACGCTTCACTTTGCCGAGGAGAAGGGATGGCGCGAGCACCTGTTTCGATCGGTGAACAAGTTCCCCGTAGCGCAGGCAATGCCACCTGAGATTCGCGGGACGCTGCTCGGCGACATCATCCAGGATCACGTTAGCACGCTGTTTCCGGGAGGCGCGCTGATGGTGCCACCATTTCTCGAAGCGATAGGCGCGCTTCACGTTAAACCGGCGCTCTACGTCATGCCCGACGATCCGCGGCTGGGCGTATACAAGGACAGCGTCGCCGGTATGCTCGGAACACTGGAGCTGAGTCCCCAGGAAGCGCCGAACGACTCGGCGGGCTTCGCAGGATCGCGCAAAATCGTAAGCGGCGACATGTTCCTCGAGACCGTCGAGGCCGCTCGGATGCATCGTCTCGATGAGCGAGAGTTTCTCGCGGTGCGACTGATCGACTTTCTGGTGAACGACAACGACCGCACCGCCGACAACATTCGTTTCGCGCGATACGGTAAGGACAGCGCCTACAGCTGGCGGCCGCTTCCGCGGGATCGCGACCGCGCTTTCGTGAACGCGCGCGGTCTGCTGATCAATTTCCTCGTCCGGCCGGTCTACCCCAAGCTGACGGAGTTTGGCCCCAGGTACGACTTCGCTGCACTCACGTTCGAGAGCCACAATCTCGACCGGCGCCTTCTCCAGAGGCTGACGCGAAGCGACATGGAGGAAGTCGCGCGGCGAGTTCAACGGACGATCGACAATCGAGTGATCGACAATGCGATCGCCGCTCTCCCGCCGGCCTGGCGCAGTCGCACCGGCGCGGACGAGGAGTTGGGAGCGGCGCTTCGAACGCGGCGCGATCACCTTCTCGACATCACGCGCGAGTTCTACCGATGGCTTTCGGGCGAGGTGGACCTTCACGGCACCGATGAGAAGGAGCAGGCAGCGGTGACGCGCCATACAGACGGCCGCGTGACCGTGATACTGAAAGGCGTCGGAGATTCCGCTCACGTAGCACCGTTTTTCAGTCGGACTTTCCTGCCGAGCGAAACGAGAGAGGTGCGGCTGTTCCTCCACGGAGGAGCTGATTCGGCCGCCGTCAGAGGCGCGTCGAGCGATGACATCATTGTCCGCGTTATCGGCGGTGGGGGTGACGACATACTTGCGGATTCCGCCGGCGGCGATGGCACGCGCTTCTATGATTCGCAGGGGGAGAATGATTTCGTCACGAGGAGCGGAACTCGCGTCAACGTGCAGGACTGGATCCCTCCAAAGCAGGGGGCGGGCGTAAGATTCGACGCGCCGTGGCGGCCCGATTGGGGACGCAGCCTTGGGTGGGGACCGACGTTCGACTGGGTCGACGGCGCCGGACTCATCGTTGGAGTCGGTCCGCGCTACAAGTCATACGGCTTTCGCCGCCTGCCACATCACTGGAAGGTCGACGCGAACCTCTTGGTGGCGCCGAGTAACGGGCGGCTCGGCGTCAATCTCGATGTCGATCATCGCAAGGAGAATTCAGCGCTCGCGCTGACGCTGGCGGCGCGCGCGACCCGGTTCGAAGCCTTTCGCTTCTATGGATTCGGCAACGACACAGAACGTCCACCTCGAGACCTGGAGCTTTCGGAACAGGACCACATCGCGGTGGAGCCGGCGCTCGTCTGGCACATCGGCTGGCGTACGCGCGAAGGGCTCCCGGGGCCGTTCGCAAAAGCGGAAAACGTTCTGCCCGGCCTCCCGCCAGTCATCGGGAAATTGACGTTCGGCCCTGTGTTTTACTGGACCGATGCGGACCCGGAACCGGGTTCGCCGTTCGATGTCGAGGCAGGTCGAGGGCGAACAGCCGAGGGACGTATGGGCGTTCGCGTGGGACTCGAGATGGATCAGGCCGCTCGCGGCCCATCCACTGAGCGCGGGTGGTCGCTCGAGGCCAACCTCGCCGGATATCCGCCGCTCTGGGATGTCGAAGAGACATTCAATACGGCAAGCGCCGTCGGGACTCTGTACCTCCCTTTACCCGGTGACGCGGCTCATCTCGCATTCCGTGCGGGCAGCGCGTTTGCATCGGGGAACTTCCCGGTGCAGCACGCACCCGCAATCGGCGGACGCGAAACGCTCCGTGGCTACCATTTCCAGCGGTACGCGGGCGAGACTTCCGCTTTTGGCTCGGCCGAGGTGCGGATTCCGGTCGGGACGCTGCCGTTCCTCGTGCGCTGGCGACTTGGTGTCTTCGGTCTCGCCGACGCCGGTCGAGTCTGGTTCGAGCGGCGCAGCCCCGGCGGATGGCACACCGGCGTGGGCGGCGGCATCTGGCTTTCGTCACTCGGTCAGACCGTGAGCCTCGCCTATGCGTACGGGGAGCAAGGACGTTTTTACCTGCAGAGAGGAATGTCTTTCTGA